Proteins encoded by one window of Mariniplasma anaerobium:
- a CDS encoding tyrosine-type recombinase/integrase — translation MNYFDVDNYMRKLRESLGMNKLHAHMFRHSLATLWLRSGADIVSVMEVMGHKNMETTQRYQHTEKRHIKNMYEKYELD, via the coding sequence GTGAATTATTTTGATGTTGATAATTACATGAGAAAACTTAGGGAAAGCCTTGGCATGAATAAATTGCATGCCCACATGTTTAGACATTCACTGGCTACTTTGTGGTTAAGATCTGGTGCGGATATAGTTTCAGTTATGGAAGTTATGGGACATAAAAACATGGAGACTACACAAAGATATCAACATACAGAAAAAAGGCATATAAAAAACATGTACGAAAAATATGAATTAGATTAA
- a CDS encoding RHS repeat-associated core domain-containing protein, with protein MYNFYDDYGNLTTQSYYNFAQGNNTLPTPLQTEVYDYDSTWKDKISSMVYTDAVDSSLSYTLTFTYDNSGNVIEIDNTRGTSYDKSFTWEGRSLISQTIGSMTSTYTYNQDGIRDSKTVGSVTTTYYLNGSLVLYETDGTNEIYYTYDVDGSLISMRYNGSEYFYMFDALGNVSYLIDSDGYTGVYYRYDAYGNITVQTSSALANANPYRYRGYRYDQESGLYYLRSRYYNPETGRFINADGMLKASNSVLGHNMFTYTENNPVMNVDPSGYCYLYTDDDGNTSESLYGCATGGGVGTPFGGGGTLGGGGSRFTGSLPVNDISQTGINSGMGNMISIYGPTNNWMTGTYINGNMMDSGLSHTIYGDSRGGGHLYPGVNGKTSFPKNWDHMEIQKAINSVVASPKSERIVQGPRIVYNGYYDNVYMRVVMGKNGRLITAYPISTRYEMN; from the coding sequence GTGTACAATTTTTATGATGATTATGGCAATCTAACTACGCAATCATATTATAATTTTGCTCAAGGTAACAATACATTACCTACACCATTACAAACTGAAGTATATGATTATGATTCTACTTGGAAAGATAAGATCAGTAGCATGGTATACACAGATGCTGTTGACTCATCTTTGAGTTATACTTTAACTTTTACATATGACAATTCTGGTAATGTTATTGAAATAGATAATACCAGAGGTACATCTTATGACAAGTCATTCACATGGGAAGGACGCAGTTTAATATCACAAACAATTGGATCTATGACTTCAACATATACATACAATCAAGATGGAATCAGAGATTCAAAAACTGTAGGTTCAGTTACAACAACTTATTATTTGAATGGATCATTAGTATTATATGAAACAGATGGAACTAATGAAATCTATTATACATATGATGTAGATGGCTCTTTAATCTCTATGAGATATAATGGATCTGAATATTTTTATATGTTTGATGCGCTTGGAAATGTGTCTTATCTCATTGATTCTGATGGTTATACTGGGGTATATTATAGATATGATGCATACGGTAATATCACTGTTCAAACATCTTCAGCTTTAGCAAATGCAAATCCTTATCGTTATAGAGGATATCGTTATGATCAAGAAAGCGGATTATACTATTTGCGATCAAGATATTACAATCCTGAAACAGGAAGATTTATCAATGCAGATGGTATGTTGAAAGCAAGTAATTCTGTATTAGGACATAATATGTTTACATATACAGAGAATAATCCTGTGATGAATGTAGATCCTAGTGGATATTGTTATTTATATACTGATGATGATGGAAACACATCAGAAAGTTTGTATGGGTGTGCAACTGGTGGTGGAGTAGGAACTCCATTTGGTGGAGGAGGAACACTAGGTGGAGGAGGATCTAGGTTTACTGGTTCCCTACCAGTTAATGATATTTCTCAAACTGGAATAAATTCTGGAATGGGGAATATGATTAGTATTTATGGACCAACTAATAATTGGATGACAGGAACATATATTAATGGGAATATGATGGATTCAGGTTTAAGTCATACAATTTATGGAGATAGTAGAGGTGGAGGACATTTATACCCTGGGGTAAATGGGAAAACATCATTTCCAAAAAATTGGGATCATATGGAAATTCAAAAAGCTATTAATTCAGTTGTTGCTTCTCCAAAATCTGAGCGTATAGTACAAGGACCAAGAATTGTTTATAATGGTTATTATGATAATGTATATATGAGAGTTGTAATGGGGAAAAATGGAAGATTAATTACTGCTTATCCAATTTCTACAAGGTATGAGATGAATTGA
- a CDS encoding RHS repeat domain-containing protein yields MFKKEPLKNQQILVLVRLLKASTKMLVFLALFGQLWSLVPWSAFQVQAATIENQELITEQSSFDSYPTTNDPDFDQSQVAIESEMIDERTETSKTFRKVDGTYEVAMYNDVIHYQKDGKWKQINNSLYDTGNELENKDNKFKVKFPKKIDDNKSIKLTLDKYSIDWSILDINQSTVKYDESKTESNDIKELININQSVLYSQVLQDVDIEYILTGSKIKENIILNNYIEEFSLTFEYKLKDLSLIQDENGSILFLNQDDEVLFSFDELYMIDDELNTSYDVSYELNHIGNKVYQITIIPNDEWLQTASYPVKIDPSLVINGSDNPGIRDKYVTSSKAFEYGSFLMVGKNSIDSYKSYIEISTAEIPDDAIVSYAHLQLRTYYGTTYNHCDYLSCQINLKKVNYTSSWTNITRNTFNDVDTFIEDYDYVYPGDIGIEYYRWDMTKAMNDWLEDNRSVGIVELSKQTLVTNDHMYFASEEYGDTIGPNVIVGYQYTTGLYNFWTYHSAPVGDAGTAMINDFTGELNFVRNDYFGKHDGLVIDIGMYYSENLKDVNIGYGLGWRTNFDSYASVNATTGERIVTNSNGSKTYFEYVPADFATDEPLIRDYNLTTYLADDGSRNILVVDDYNNDQNLDIIVYTPDRIRSIYDNGRLVRIEDLKTGQFLNIHHDANNRLDKVSDFYGNFISFEYDSTDDNLEYQLIQLAQTWDVDGNCTSYNLVEVIEYEYSSNALNNNKNLSSVTYHKDYRGQVSYLDIVNSTYQGFSTFMANASSDTVIYDYYDSLGGDDRLDSITSSEGLNLEIQYDTLNKVDQYKYTMGSDNLGFIDVEYALYQTTFEDHLGNSVMYTFDSYGHTVNILDDFGNATYYRYLNPWTGTFESKNLFLNHKLVESSLPQKTQLNPIGNHSFEYNTLSTDTNWDFVIDSNAGFFKNPVGSYLTTQSLFGDKAAYIFVYPNQVAHLEQQIILDQGDDYKLSGYIYGDTSEDAYLAVTVDGSTEYTPINDQLGEWKYLEVDFDVTSDNTIVTIKLYNSVNGRAYFDNIQITNAFQDTRVNILDNPSFEMNTAGWTLSNATRVYDGIENQQGDLYDSILGDYYIRIIGDADLGKYIETTLTSSEFEAGSNYIISAWAKGDVTPDKHYDQNPDGRAFGIYVTLSDGTNSDEYYYEFDSDIESWQYQASKIYVDSTITSINVKVYYRGEGTVYFDGIQMYNESFGTEYSYDAYGNTEYIRTPESSGVIFNEYNEDNRFLLDQSTDQNNKVTYYGAYSSGLFKDVSQNNVAATITYNEYNKAYRVEIGEDANDDGVVDGSYYQNYLYYTTQGQYISKTTDEFGSEIEYTRGLLNGLLTSFDNEIDIATNYTYDEKGRIKTISKDDSTITYHYTGDVLDEIQMNGMTYKLEYDDLYRLEYVYIGTGTEGTFSGSMLKEYTYDTDIASNVTYETSRIFEEIFGNGDKIKITYNDENQIEGLWFYETDHYVQRYSYEYNQSGNLTVLKDLRDNQEYYYNYDLVGRIRKVTNQDGNVISYDYDNAGNLHIYTFDIEGYSRTTTFNYNLTSGIYDNTEFGDVTKNYTFETDDLRRLVDISITLNTTTINTVLYSYYEGVDVTYGDVSRRIKTITQTNGHHYITQTMEYNEQGYITKITDFSSDIMEYYYDENNQLIRENNEIDDYTFTYAYDDYGNLTTQSYYNFAQGNNTLPTPLQTEVYGYDSTWKDKISSMVYIDVLNSSLSYTLTFVYDNSGNVTEIDDTRGTSYDKSFTWEGRSLISQTIGSMTSTYTYNQDGIRDSKTVGTVTTTYYLNGSLVLYETDGTNEIYYTYDVDGSLISMRYNGSEYFYMFDALGNVSYLIDSDGYTVVYYRYDAYGNITVQTSSALANANPYRYRGYRYDQESGLYYLQSRYYNPETGRFINADGMLKASDTVLGHNMFTYTENNPVMNVDPSGYCLANANGDSVNPEWRPRCNPYDQYPGMNGGNWGPGNTDDLAVVIDITGGLIVGGGIAIVINFTDQYIEIYLHYGVYISDAPLSIDIGFVDNYDKPGDYKGQFMSTSISGKLLGAGHAWSVDIEVLDFYIEDGPRTTFITFGTSHFSYTYQLYLVDEEEVPYFIYYWGE; encoded by the coding sequence ATGTTTAAGAAAGAACCTTTAAAGAATCAACAGATTTTGGTTTTAGTAAGATTGTTAAAAGCAAGTACAAAAATGCTTGTTTTTTTAGCATTGTTTGGGCAACTGTGGAGTTTAGTACCATGGAGTGCATTTCAAGTACAAGCTGCAACGATTGAAAATCAAGAACTTATAACAGAACAGTCTTCATTTGATAGCTACCCAACAACGAATGATCCTGATTTTGATCAAAGTCAAGTAGCTATAGAATCTGAGATGATAGATGAGAGAACAGAAACATCTAAAACATTTCGCAAAGTAGATGGAACATATGAAGTAGCTATGTATAACGATGTTATTCATTATCAAAAAGATGGAAAGTGGAAGCAAATCAATAATAGTTTATATGATACTGGAAATGAGTTAGAAAATAAGGATAATAAATTTAAAGTGAAATTCCCGAAAAAAATTGATGATAATAAGTCGATTAAATTAACATTAGATAAGTATAGTATTGATTGGAGTATTCTTGATATTAATCAATCAACTGTGAAATATGATGAATCTAAAACAGAATCAAATGATATCAAAGAACTGATAAATATTAATCAATCAGTTTTATATAGTCAAGTTCTTCAAGATGTGGATATTGAGTATATATTAACCGGTAGTAAAATTAAAGAAAATATTATTCTCAACAACTATATTGAAGAATTCAGTTTAACATTTGAATATAAACTAAAAGATTTATCTCTTATTCAAGATGAAAATGGAAGTATTTTATTTTTAAACCAAGATGATGAGGTTCTTTTTTCCTTTGATGAACTATATATGATAGATGATGAATTAAATACATCATATGATGTTTCATATGAACTTAATCATATAGGTAATAAAGTGTATCAAATCACAATCATTCCAAATGATGAGTGGTTACAAACAGCATCATATCCAGTGAAAATTGATCCAAGTTTAGTGATTAATGGATCTGATAATCCAGGCATACGAGATAAATATGTCACATCTTCAAAAGCATTTGAATATGGCAGTTTTCTTATGGTCGGAAAAAACAGCATAGATAGCTATAAAAGTTATATCGAAATTTCAACCGCAGAGATTCCAGATGATGCGATTGTAAGTTATGCACATCTGCAGTTAAGAACATATTATGGAACAACTTATAATCATTGTGACTATTTAAGTTGTCAAATCAACTTAAAAAAAGTCAATTATACGTCATCATGGACCAATATTACTAGAAATACATTTAACGATGTAGACACATTTATTGAAGATTATGATTATGTGTATCCTGGAGATATAGGCATTGAGTATTATCGCTGGGATATGACAAAAGCTATGAATGATTGGTTAGAAGATAATCGCTCAGTTGGTATTGTTGAATTAAGCAAACAGACACTAGTAACTAACGATCATATGTATTTTGCATCAGAAGAATATGGAGATACAATTGGACCTAATGTTATAGTAGGTTATCAGTACACAACAGGACTATATAACTTTTGGACTTATCACAGTGCTCCGGTTGGTGATGCAGGAACCGCTATGATTAATGATTTTACTGGAGAGCTCAATTTTGTTAGAAATGATTATTTTGGAAAACATGACGGTCTTGTTATTGACATAGGCATGTATTATAGTGAAAATCTTAAAGATGTTAATATAGGATATGGGTTAGGATGGAGAACGAATTTTGATAGTTATGCATCGGTAAATGCAACAACTGGTGAACGAATAGTTACAAATTCGAACGGAAGTAAGACTTATTTTGAGTATGTTCCTGCAGATTTTGCAACCGATGAACCACTTATTAGGGACTATAATCTAACGACGTACTTAGCAGATGATGGAAGCCGAAACATTCTTGTAGTTGATGATTATAATAATGATCAAAATCTAGATATTATTGTGTATACTCCTGATAGGATTAGAAGTATCTATGATAATGGAAGACTTGTTAGAATCGAAGATCTTAAGACAGGACAGTTTTTAAATATTCATCATGATGCTAACAATAGATTAGATAAAGTTTCTGATTTTTATGGTAATTTTATATCTTTTGAATATGATTCAACAGATGATAATTTAGAATACCAATTAATTCAACTTGCTCAAACATGGGATGTAGACGGAAATTGTACTTCATATAATTTAGTTGAAGTTATAGAATATGAATATTCTTCAAATGCACTGAATAACAACAAAAACTTATCTAGTGTCACATATCATAAGGATTATAGAGGACAAGTAAGTTATTTAGATATTGTGAATTCTACATACCAAGGATTTTCAACATTTATGGCAAATGCATCTTCAGATACAGTAATTTATGATTATTATGATTCACTAGGCGGAGATGATAGACTAGATTCGATAACTTCAAGTGAAGGACTGAATCTTGAAATCCAATATGACACGTTAAATAAAGTTGATCAATATAAATATACCATGGGTAGTGACAATCTAGGATTCATTGATGTTGAATATGCGTTATATCAAACAACATTTGAAGATCATCTAGGAAATTCAGTGATGTATACATTTGATAGTTATGGACATACAGTAAATATTTTAGATGATTTTGGAAATGCTACATATTATAGATATTTGAATCCTTGGACTGGAACATTTGAAAGTAAAAATTTATTTTTAAATCATAAACTCGTTGAATCATCACTTCCTCAAAAAACTCAATTAAATCCAATTGGAAACCATAGCTTTGAGTATAATACACTTAGTACTGATACAAATTGGGATTTTGTTATTGATTCAAATGCAGGCTTCTTTAAAAATCCAGTTGGAAGTTATTTAACTACGCAGAGTTTGTTTGGTGATAAGGCGGCTTATATATTTGTTTATCCTAATCAAGTAGCACATCTAGAACAACAAATCATTCTTGATCAAGGAGATGATTATAAATTAAGTGGTTACATTTATGGAGATACTTCAGAGGACGCCTATCTTGCTGTCACAGTTGATGGGAGCACAGAATATACTCCAATAAATGATCAGTTAGGTGAATGGAAATATCTAGAAGTAGATTTTGATGTAACATCTGATAATACAATAGTTACAATAAAACTATATAATAGCGTTAATGGACGAGCTTACTTTGATAATATTCAAATTACGAATGCATTTCAAGACACTCGAGTTAATATACTGGACAATCCATCATTTGAGATGAACACAGCTGGATGGACATTGAGTAATGCAACTCGAGTTTATGATGGTATTGAAAATCAACAAGGCGATTTATATGATAGTATTCTAGGTGATTATTACATTCGAATAATTGGTGATGCTGACTTAGGTAAATATATTGAAACCACACTGACAAGTTCAGAATTTGAAGCAGGAAGTAATTATATTATTTCTGCATGGGCTAAAGGTGATGTAACACCAGATAAACATTATGATCAAAATCCAGATGGTAGAGCCTTTGGAATTTACGTGACACTTTCTGATGGAACAAATTCAGATGAGTATTACTACGAATTTGACTCAGATATCGAATCATGGCAATATCAAGCTTCAAAAATATATGTAGATAGTACTATTACATCAATCAATGTAAAAGTATATTATAGAGGTGAAGGTACAGTATATTTTGATGGTATACAAATGTATAATGAGTCTTTTGGAACCGAATATAGCTATGATGCATATGGGAATACAGAATATATTCGCACACCTGAATCAAGTGGTGTGATTTTCAATGAATACAATGAAGACAACAGATTTTTACTTGATCAAAGTACAGATCAAAATAATAAGGTTACATATTATGGGGCCTATAGTTCAGGTTTATTTAAAGATGTGTCACAAAACAATGTCGCTGCAACAATAACTTATAATGAATATAATAAGGCCTATAGAGTTGAAATTGGAGAAGATGCAAATGATGACGGTGTAGTTGATGGATCATACTATCAGAATTATTTGTATTATACAACCCAAGGTCAATACATTTCTAAAACAACAGATGAATTTGGAAGTGAAATAGAATATACAAGGGGACTGCTTAATGGACTTTTAACATCATTTGATAATGAAATAGACATAGCAACAAACTACACATACGATGAAAAAGGCAGAATAAAAACTATATCCAAAGATGATTCAACAATCACCTATCATTACACGGGTGATGTGCTTGATGAAATTCAAATGAATGGTATGACTTACAAACTAGAATATGATGATTTATATCGATTGGAATATGTTTACATTGGAACTGGAACTGAAGGGACTTTTTCTGGATCTATGCTAAAAGAATATACTTATGATACTGATATCGCTAGCAATGTAACCTATGAAACAAGTAGAATTTTTGAAGAAATTTTTGGTAATGGGGATAAAATAAAAATAACTTATAATGATGAAAATCAAATTGAGGGCTTATGGTTTTATGAAACCGATCACTATGTACAAAGATATTCATATGAGTATAATCAATCAGGTAATCTTACAGTATTGAAAGATTTAAGAGATAATCAAGAATATTATTATAATTATGACCTTGTAGGACGTATCAGAAAAGTAACAAATCAAGATGGGAATGTTATTTCGTATGATTATGATAATGCAGGAAATCTTCACATTTATACTTTTGATATTGAAGGATATAGTCGAACTACAACATTTAATTACAATTTAACATCTGGAATCTACGACAACACAGAATTTGGTGATGTAACTAAAAACTATACATTTGAAACAGATGACTTAAGACGATTAGTTGATATATCCATAACACTAAATACTACAACAATTAATACAGTTTTATATAGTTATTATGAAGGTGTTGATGTTACTTATGGTGATGTATCCAGAAGAATAAAGACAATCACTCAAACCAATGGTCATCACTATATTACACAAACCATGGAATATAATGAGCAAGGCTATATTACAAAAATAACTGATTTTTCTTCCGATATCATGGAATACTATTATGATGAAAACAACCAACTTATTAGAGAAAACAACGAAATAGACGATTATACTTTTACCTATGCCTATGATGATTATGGCAATCTAACTACGCAATCATATTATAATTTTGCTCAAGGTAACAATACATTACCTACACCATTACAAACTGAAGTATATGGTTATGATTCTACTTGGAAAGATAAAATCAGTAGCATGGTATACATAGATGTACTCAATTCATCATTAAGTTATACTTTAACTTTTGTTTATGACAATTCTGGTAATGTTACTGAAATAGATGATACCAGAGGTACATCTTATGACAAGTCATTCACATGGGAAGGACGCAGCTTAATATCTCAAACAATTGGATCTATGACTTCAACATACACATATAACCAAGATGGAATCAGGGATTCAAAAACTGTAGGCACAGTCACAACGACTTATTATTTGAATGGATCATTAGTATTATATGAAACAGATGGAACCAATGAAATCTATTATACATATGATGTAGATGGCTCTTTAATCTCTATGAGATATAATGGATCTGAATATTTTTATATGTTTGATGCGCTTGGAAATGTGTCTTATCTCATTGATTCTGATGGTTATACTGTGGTATATTATAGATATGATGCATACGGTAATATCACTGTTCAAACATCTTCAGCTTTAGCAAATGCAAATCCTTATCGTTATAGAGGATATCGTTATGATCAAGAAAGCGGATTATACTATTTGCAATCAAGATATTACAATCCTGAAACAGGAAGATTTATCAATGCAGATGGTATGTTGAAAGCAAGTGATACAGTTTTAGGACATAATATGTTTACCTATACTGAGAATAATCCTGTGATGAATGTTGATCCTAGTGGATATTGCTTAGCAAATGCTAATGGTGATTCAGTTAATCCTGAATGGAGACCAAGATGTAATCCATATGATCAATATCCTGGAATGAATGGTGGTAATTGGGGACCAGGAAATACTGATGATTTAGCGGTTGTAATTGATATCACAGGCGGACTAATTGTAGGTGGTGGCATAGCAATTGTCATTAATTTCACAGATCAGTATATTGAGATTTATCTGCATTATGGTGTTTACATTTCAGATGCGCCACTATCAATTGATATTGGATTTGTAGATAATTATGATAAACCAGGAGACTATAAAGGCCAGTTTATGTCTACATCCATATCTGGTAAATTATTAGGAGCTGGTCATGCGTGGTCTGTGGACATTGAAGTGTTAGATTTTTACATTGAAGATGGTCCAAGAACCACTTTCATAACGTTTGGCACTTCGCACTTTTCTTATACATATCAGTTATATTTGGTAGATGAAGAAGAAGTACCATACTTCATTTATTATTGGGGTGAGTAA